Proteins encoded within one genomic window of Humulus lupulus chromosome 1, drHumLupu1.1, whole genome shotgun sequence:
- the LOC133795133 gene encoding hydroxyisourate hydrolase-like isoform X12 produces the protein MLGFSSLQIFALSLTIALVGGGGVVVCHGTATYTRNDFPANFVFGAGTSAYQVEGAANEDGRTPSIWDTFAHNVYPQGDNGDVASDGYHKYQEDVQLMANMGLDAYRFSISWSRLIPNGRGPVNPKGLEYYNNLINGLLKHGIQPHVTLVNYDHPQALEDEYGGWVSRKMVKDFIQYADVCFKEFGDRVQYWTTVNEPNIFGDGSYDAGIAPPQRCSPPFGITNCTRGNSSTESYLVVHHILLAHASVVRLYRENYQTKQHGFVGLTIYTYFSVPYTDTKEDIIATQRANDFLFGWVLDPLVFGDYPKSMKKNAASRIRTFTKLESEMVKGAFDFIGVIHYCTFMIKDDPTNLMTEVRDFTMDKAVKVIRDYDLSDGLPIRPWGLEGVLEYLKQSYGNPPVFVYENGLQTQRTSSLEDNSRVEYIQAYIGGVLNALRISEV, from the exons ATGTTGGGGTTTTCTTCATTGCAAATATTTGCGCTAAGTCTAACAATAGCATtagtaggaggaggaggagtagtaGTTTGCCATGGTACTGCTACATACACCAGAAATGACTTTCCTGCAAACTTCGTGTTTGGAGCTGGCACCTCTGCTTACCAG GTGGAGGGAGCTGCAAATGAAGATGGTAGAACACCTAGCATTTGGGACACCTTCGCTCACAATG TGTATCCACAAGGGGACAATGGTGACGTAGCATCTGACGGGTATCACAAGTACCAG GAAGATGTACAACTGATGGCAAACATGGGCCTTGATGCCTATAGATTTTCTATATCGTGGTCAAGACTCATCCCAA ATGGGAGAGGACCTGTGAATCCAAAGGGCTTAGAATACTATAACAATCTCATCAATGGACTACTTAAACATG GAATCCAACCACATGTTACATTAGTCAACTATGATCATCCACAGGCACTTGAAGATGAGTACGGCGGATGGGTTAGTCGAAAGATGGT AAAGGACTTCATTCAGTATGCAGATGTGTGCTTTAAAGAGTTTGGAGACAGGGTTCAGTATTGGACTACAGTGAATGAGCCCAATATATTTGGAGATGGAAGTTATGATGCTGGAATTGCACCCCCTCAACGATGTTCTCCACCGTTTGGTATCACCAACTGCACAAGGGGAAATTCCTCAACCGAGTCCTACTTGGTTGTTCATCATATCTTGTTAGCTCATGCATCAGTTGTAAGATTATACAGGGAAAACTATCAG ACCAAGCAACATGGGTTTGTAGGTCTCACCATCTATACTTATTTTAGTGTTCCATACACGGACACAAAAGAAGATATTATTGCTACTCAACGAGCCAACGATTTCCTTTTTGGCTG GGTTCTTGATCCCTTGGTGTTTGGGGACTACCCCAAGAGTATGAAGAAAAATGCAGCCTCTAGAATTCGAACATTTACGAAACTCGAGTCCGAAATGGTAAAGGGTGCGTTTGATTTCATAGGAGTAATACATTACTGCACTTTCATGATCAAGGACGATCCTACTAACCTGATGACCGAAGTAAGAGACTTTACTATGGACAAAGCAGTGAAGGTGATAA GGGATTATGATTTAAGCGACGGG CTTCCTATTCGTCCTTGGGGTTTAGAAGGAGTTTTAGAGTACTTGAAGCAATCTTATGGAAATCCACCTGTATTTGTTTATGAGAATG GTCTGCAAACACAGCGGACTTCATCATTAGAAGACAATTCTAGAGTGGAATATATACAAGCGTACATAGGAGGAGTGCTCAATGCCTTGAG AATATCAGAAGTTTGA
- the LOC133795133 gene encoding hydroxyisourate hydrolase-like isoform X13 has translation MLGFSSLQIFALSLTIALVGGGGVVVCHGTATYTRNDFPANFVFGAGTSAYQVEGAANEDGRTPSIWDTFAHNVYPQGDNGDVASDGYHKYQEDVQLMANMGLDAYRFSISWSRLIPNGRGPVNPKGLEYYNNLINGLLKHGIQPHVTLVNYDHPQALEDEYGGWVSRKMVKDFIQYADVCFKEFGDRVQYWTTVNEPNIFGDGSYDAGIAPPQRCSPPFGITNCTRGNSSTESYLVVHHILLAHASVVRLYRENYQTKQHGFVGLTIYTYFSVPYTDTKEDIIATQRANDFLFGWVLDPLVFGDYPKSMKKNAASRIRTFTKLESEMVKGAFDFIGVIHYCTFMIKDDPTNLMTEVRDFTMDKAVKVISLQTQRTSSLEDNSRVEYIQAYIGGVLNALRISEV, from the exons ATGTTGGGGTTTTCTTCATTGCAAATATTTGCGCTAAGTCTAACAATAGCATtagtaggaggaggaggagtagtaGTTTGCCATGGTACTGCTACATACACCAGAAATGACTTTCCTGCAAACTTCGTGTTTGGAGCTGGCACCTCTGCTTACCAG GTGGAGGGAGCTGCAAATGAAGATGGTAGAACACCTAGCATTTGGGACACCTTCGCTCACAATG TGTATCCACAAGGGGACAATGGTGACGTAGCATCTGACGGGTATCACAAGTACCAG GAAGATGTACAACTGATGGCAAACATGGGCCTTGATGCCTATAGATTTTCTATATCGTGGTCAAGACTCATCCCAA ATGGGAGAGGACCTGTGAATCCAAAGGGCTTAGAATACTATAACAATCTCATCAATGGACTACTTAAACATG GAATCCAACCACATGTTACATTAGTCAACTATGATCATCCACAGGCACTTGAAGATGAGTACGGCGGATGGGTTAGTCGAAAGATGGT AAAGGACTTCATTCAGTATGCAGATGTGTGCTTTAAAGAGTTTGGAGACAGGGTTCAGTATTGGACTACAGTGAATGAGCCCAATATATTTGGAGATGGAAGTTATGATGCTGGAATTGCACCCCCTCAACGATGTTCTCCACCGTTTGGTATCACCAACTGCACAAGGGGAAATTCCTCAACCGAGTCCTACTTGGTTGTTCATCATATCTTGTTAGCTCATGCATCAGTTGTAAGATTATACAGGGAAAACTATCAG ACCAAGCAACATGGGTTTGTAGGTCTCACCATCTATACTTATTTTAGTGTTCCATACACGGACACAAAAGAAGATATTATTGCTACTCAACGAGCCAACGATTTCCTTTTTGGCTG GGTTCTTGATCCCTTGGTGTTTGGGGACTACCCCAAGAGTATGAAGAAAAATGCAGCCTCTAGAATTCGAACATTTACGAAACTCGAGTCCGAAATGGTAAAGGGTGCGTTTGATTTCATAGGAGTAATACATTACTGCACTTTCATGATCAAGGACGATCCTACTAACCTGATGACCGAAGTAAGAGACTTTACTATGGACAAAGCAGTGAAGGTGATAA GTCTGCAAACACAGCGGACTTCATCATTAGAAGACAATTCTAGAGTGGAATATATACAAGCGTACATAGGAGGAGTGCTCAATGCCTTGAG AATATCAGAAGTTTGA
- the LOC133795133 gene encoding hydroxyisourate hydrolase-like isoform X6, translated as MLGFSSLQIFALSLTIALVGGGGVVVCHGTATYTRNDFPANFVFGAGTSAYQVEGAANEDGRTPSIWDTFAHNVYPQGDNGDVASDGYHKYQEDVQLMANMGLDAYRFSISWSRLIPNGRGPVNPKGLEYYNNLINGLLKHGIQPHVTLVNYDHPQALEDEYGGWVSRKMVKDFIQYADVCFKEFGDRVQYWTTVNEPNIFGDGSYDAGIAPPQRCSPPFGITNCTRGNSSTESYLVVHHILLAHASVVRLYRENYQTKQHGFVGLTIYTYFSVPYTDTKEDIIATQRANDFLFGWVLDPLVFGDYPKSMKKNAASRIRTFTKLESEMVKGAFDFIGVIHYCTFMIKDDPTNLMTEVRDFTMDKAVKVIRDYDLSDGLPIRPWGLEGVLEYLKQSYGNPPVFVYENGLQTQRTSSLEDNSRVEYIQAYIGGVLNALRFVVANQVLLKHFDQVSFGILCMTWKFAWKFIK; from the exons ATGTTGGGGTTTTCTTCATTGCAAATATTTGCGCTAAGTCTAACAATAGCATtagtaggaggaggaggagtagtaGTTTGCCATGGTACTGCTACATACACCAGAAATGACTTTCCTGCAAACTTCGTGTTTGGAGCTGGCACCTCTGCTTACCAG GTGGAGGGAGCTGCAAATGAAGATGGTAGAACACCTAGCATTTGGGACACCTTCGCTCACAATG TGTATCCACAAGGGGACAATGGTGACGTAGCATCTGACGGGTATCACAAGTACCAG GAAGATGTACAACTGATGGCAAACATGGGCCTTGATGCCTATAGATTTTCTATATCGTGGTCAAGACTCATCCCAA ATGGGAGAGGACCTGTGAATCCAAAGGGCTTAGAATACTATAACAATCTCATCAATGGACTACTTAAACATG GAATCCAACCACATGTTACATTAGTCAACTATGATCATCCACAGGCACTTGAAGATGAGTACGGCGGATGGGTTAGTCGAAAGATGGT AAAGGACTTCATTCAGTATGCAGATGTGTGCTTTAAAGAGTTTGGAGACAGGGTTCAGTATTGGACTACAGTGAATGAGCCCAATATATTTGGAGATGGAAGTTATGATGCTGGAATTGCACCCCCTCAACGATGTTCTCCACCGTTTGGTATCACCAACTGCACAAGGGGAAATTCCTCAACCGAGTCCTACTTGGTTGTTCATCATATCTTGTTAGCTCATGCATCAGTTGTAAGATTATACAGGGAAAACTATCAG ACCAAGCAACATGGGTTTGTAGGTCTCACCATCTATACTTATTTTAGTGTTCCATACACGGACACAAAAGAAGATATTATTGCTACTCAACGAGCCAACGATTTCCTTTTTGGCTG GGTTCTTGATCCCTTGGTGTTTGGGGACTACCCCAAGAGTATGAAGAAAAATGCAGCCTCTAGAATTCGAACATTTACGAAACTCGAGTCCGAAATGGTAAAGGGTGCGTTTGATTTCATAGGAGTAATACATTACTGCACTTTCATGATCAAGGACGATCCTACTAACCTGATGACCGAAGTAAGAGACTTTACTATGGACAAAGCAGTGAAGGTGATAA GGGATTATGATTTAAGCGACGGG CTTCCTATTCGTCCTTGGGGTTTAGAAGGAGTTTTAGAGTACTTGAAGCAATCTTATGGAAATCCACCTGTATTTGTTTATGAGAATG GTCTGCAAACACAGCGGACTTCATCATTAGAAGACAATTCTAGAGTGGAATATATACAAGCGTACATAGGAGGAGTGCTCAATGCCTTGAG
- the LOC133795133 gene encoding hydroxyisourate hydrolase-like isoform X11 — protein sequence MLGFSSLQIFALSLTIALVGGGGVVVCHGTATYTRNDFPANFVFGAGTSAYQVEGAANEDGRTPSIWDTFAHNVYPQGDNGDVASDGYHKYQEDVQLMANMGLDAYRFSISWSRLIPNGRGPVNPKGLEYYNNLINGLLKHGIQPHVTLVNYDHPQALEDEYGGWVSRKMVKDFIQYADVCFKEFGDRVQYWTTVNEPNIFGDGSYDAGIAPPQRCSPPFGITNCTRGNSSTESYLVVHHILLAHASVVRLYRENYQTKQHGFVGLTIYTYFSVPYTDTKEDIIATQRANDFLFGWVLDPLVFGDYPKSMKKNAASRIRTFTKLESEMVKGAFDFIGVIHYCTFMIKDDPTNLMTEVRDFTMDKAVKVIRDYDLSDGLPIRPWGLEGVLEYLKQSYGNPPVFVYENGLQTQRTSSLEDNSRVEYIQAYIGGVLNALRSKARSRLSIAMAGGLW from the exons ATGTTGGGGTTTTCTTCATTGCAAATATTTGCGCTAAGTCTAACAATAGCATtagtaggaggaggaggagtagtaGTTTGCCATGGTACTGCTACATACACCAGAAATGACTTTCCTGCAAACTTCGTGTTTGGAGCTGGCACCTCTGCTTACCAG GTGGAGGGAGCTGCAAATGAAGATGGTAGAACACCTAGCATTTGGGACACCTTCGCTCACAATG TGTATCCACAAGGGGACAATGGTGACGTAGCATCTGACGGGTATCACAAGTACCAG GAAGATGTACAACTGATGGCAAACATGGGCCTTGATGCCTATAGATTTTCTATATCGTGGTCAAGACTCATCCCAA ATGGGAGAGGACCTGTGAATCCAAAGGGCTTAGAATACTATAACAATCTCATCAATGGACTACTTAAACATG GAATCCAACCACATGTTACATTAGTCAACTATGATCATCCACAGGCACTTGAAGATGAGTACGGCGGATGGGTTAGTCGAAAGATGGT AAAGGACTTCATTCAGTATGCAGATGTGTGCTTTAAAGAGTTTGGAGACAGGGTTCAGTATTGGACTACAGTGAATGAGCCCAATATATTTGGAGATGGAAGTTATGATGCTGGAATTGCACCCCCTCAACGATGTTCTCCACCGTTTGGTATCACCAACTGCACAAGGGGAAATTCCTCAACCGAGTCCTACTTGGTTGTTCATCATATCTTGTTAGCTCATGCATCAGTTGTAAGATTATACAGGGAAAACTATCAG ACCAAGCAACATGGGTTTGTAGGTCTCACCATCTATACTTATTTTAGTGTTCCATACACGGACACAAAAGAAGATATTATTGCTACTCAACGAGCCAACGATTTCCTTTTTGGCTG GGTTCTTGATCCCTTGGTGTTTGGGGACTACCCCAAGAGTATGAAGAAAAATGCAGCCTCTAGAATTCGAACATTTACGAAACTCGAGTCCGAAATGGTAAAGGGTGCGTTTGATTTCATAGGAGTAATACATTACTGCACTTTCATGATCAAGGACGATCCTACTAACCTGATGACCGAAGTAAGAGACTTTACTATGGACAAAGCAGTGAAGGTGATAA GGGATTATGATTTAAGCGACGGG CTTCCTATTCGTCCTTGGGGTTTAGAAGGAGTTTTAGAGTACTTGAAGCAATCTTATGGAAATCCACCTGTATTTGTTTATGAGAATG GTCTGCAAACACAGCGGACTTCATCATTAGAAGACAATTCTAGAGTGGAATATATACAAGCGTACATAGGAGGAGTGCTCAATGCCTTGAG
- the LOC133795133 gene encoding hydroxyisourate hydrolase-like isoform X8: MLGFSSLQIFALSLTIALVGGGGVVVCHGTATYTRNDFPANFVFGAGTSAYQVEGAANEDGRTPSIWDTFAHNVYPQGDNGDVASDGYHKYQEDVQLMANMGLDAYRFSISWSRLIPNGRGPVNPKGLEYYNNLINGLLKHGIQPHVTLVNYDHPQALEDEYGGWVSRKMVKDFIQYADVCFKEFGDRVQYWTTVNEPNIFGDGSYDAGIAPPQRCSPPFGITNCTRGNSSTESYLVVHHILLAHASVVRLYRENYQTKQHGFVGLTIYTYFSVPYTDTKEDIIATQRANDFLFGWVLDPLVFGDYPKSMKKNAASRIRTFTKLESEMVKGAFDFIGVIHYCTFMIKDDPTNLMTEVRDFTMDKAVKVIRDYDLSDGLPIRPWGLEGVLEYLKQSYGNPPVFVYENGLQTQRTSSLEDNSRVEYIQAYIGGVLNALRSKARSRLSIAMAGDLKLDRGYQ; encoded by the exons ATGTTGGGGTTTTCTTCATTGCAAATATTTGCGCTAAGTCTAACAATAGCATtagtaggaggaggaggagtagtaGTTTGCCATGGTACTGCTACATACACCAGAAATGACTTTCCTGCAAACTTCGTGTTTGGAGCTGGCACCTCTGCTTACCAG GTGGAGGGAGCTGCAAATGAAGATGGTAGAACACCTAGCATTTGGGACACCTTCGCTCACAATG TGTATCCACAAGGGGACAATGGTGACGTAGCATCTGACGGGTATCACAAGTACCAG GAAGATGTACAACTGATGGCAAACATGGGCCTTGATGCCTATAGATTTTCTATATCGTGGTCAAGACTCATCCCAA ATGGGAGAGGACCTGTGAATCCAAAGGGCTTAGAATACTATAACAATCTCATCAATGGACTACTTAAACATG GAATCCAACCACATGTTACATTAGTCAACTATGATCATCCACAGGCACTTGAAGATGAGTACGGCGGATGGGTTAGTCGAAAGATGGT AAAGGACTTCATTCAGTATGCAGATGTGTGCTTTAAAGAGTTTGGAGACAGGGTTCAGTATTGGACTACAGTGAATGAGCCCAATATATTTGGAGATGGAAGTTATGATGCTGGAATTGCACCCCCTCAACGATGTTCTCCACCGTTTGGTATCACCAACTGCACAAGGGGAAATTCCTCAACCGAGTCCTACTTGGTTGTTCATCATATCTTGTTAGCTCATGCATCAGTTGTAAGATTATACAGGGAAAACTATCAG ACCAAGCAACATGGGTTTGTAGGTCTCACCATCTATACTTATTTTAGTGTTCCATACACGGACACAAAAGAAGATATTATTGCTACTCAACGAGCCAACGATTTCCTTTTTGGCTG GGTTCTTGATCCCTTGGTGTTTGGGGACTACCCCAAGAGTATGAAGAAAAATGCAGCCTCTAGAATTCGAACATTTACGAAACTCGAGTCCGAAATGGTAAAGGGTGCGTTTGATTTCATAGGAGTAATACATTACTGCACTTTCATGATCAAGGACGATCCTACTAACCTGATGACCGAAGTAAGAGACTTTACTATGGACAAAGCAGTGAAGGTGATAA GGGATTATGATTTAAGCGACGGG CTTCCTATTCGTCCTTGGGGTTTAGAAGGAGTTTTAGAGTACTTGAAGCAATCTTATGGAAATCCACCTGTATTTGTTTATGAGAATG GTCTGCAAACACAGCGGACTTCATCATTAGAAGACAATTCTAGAGTGGAATATATACAAGCGTACATAGGAGGAGTGCTCAATGCCTTGAG
- the LOC133795133 gene encoding hydroxyisourate hydrolase-like isoform X4 — translation MLGFSSLQIFALSLTIALVGGGGVVVCHGTATYTRNDFPANFVFGAGTSAYQVEGAANEDGRTPSIWDTFAHNVYPQGDNGDVASDGYHKYQEDVQLMANMGLDAYRFSISWSRLIPNGRGPVNPKGLEYYNNLINGLLKHGIQPHVTLVNYDHPQALEDEYGGWVSRKMVKDFIQYADVCFKEFGDRVQYWTTVNEPNIFGDGSYDAGIAPPQRCSPPFGITNCTRGNSSTESYLVVHHILLAHASVVRLYRENYQTKQHGFVGLTIYTYFSVPYTDTKEDIIATQRANDFLFGWVLDPLVFGDYPKSMKKNAASRIRTFTKLESEMVKGAFDFIGVIHYCTFMIKDDPTNLMTEVRDFTMDKAVKVIRDYDLSDGLPIRPWGLEGVLEYLKQSYGNPPVFVYENGLQTQRTSSLEDNSRVEYIQAYIGGVLNALRSKARSRLSIAMAGGMDQTQEGISCGPSWTYLNCWVAPQQQLV, via the exons ATGTTGGGGTTTTCTTCATTGCAAATATTTGCGCTAAGTCTAACAATAGCATtagtaggaggaggaggagtagtaGTTTGCCATGGTACTGCTACATACACCAGAAATGACTTTCCTGCAAACTTCGTGTTTGGAGCTGGCACCTCTGCTTACCAG GTGGAGGGAGCTGCAAATGAAGATGGTAGAACACCTAGCATTTGGGACACCTTCGCTCACAATG TGTATCCACAAGGGGACAATGGTGACGTAGCATCTGACGGGTATCACAAGTACCAG GAAGATGTACAACTGATGGCAAACATGGGCCTTGATGCCTATAGATTTTCTATATCGTGGTCAAGACTCATCCCAA ATGGGAGAGGACCTGTGAATCCAAAGGGCTTAGAATACTATAACAATCTCATCAATGGACTACTTAAACATG GAATCCAACCACATGTTACATTAGTCAACTATGATCATCCACAGGCACTTGAAGATGAGTACGGCGGATGGGTTAGTCGAAAGATGGT AAAGGACTTCATTCAGTATGCAGATGTGTGCTTTAAAGAGTTTGGAGACAGGGTTCAGTATTGGACTACAGTGAATGAGCCCAATATATTTGGAGATGGAAGTTATGATGCTGGAATTGCACCCCCTCAACGATGTTCTCCACCGTTTGGTATCACCAACTGCACAAGGGGAAATTCCTCAACCGAGTCCTACTTGGTTGTTCATCATATCTTGTTAGCTCATGCATCAGTTGTAAGATTATACAGGGAAAACTATCAG ACCAAGCAACATGGGTTTGTAGGTCTCACCATCTATACTTATTTTAGTGTTCCATACACGGACACAAAAGAAGATATTATTGCTACTCAACGAGCCAACGATTTCCTTTTTGGCTG GGTTCTTGATCCCTTGGTGTTTGGGGACTACCCCAAGAGTATGAAGAAAAATGCAGCCTCTAGAATTCGAACATTTACGAAACTCGAGTCCGAAATGGTAAAGGGTGCGTTTGATTTCATAGGAGTAATACATTACTGCACTTTCATGATCAAGGACGATCCTACTAACCTGATGACCGAAGTAAGAGACTTTACTATGGACAAAGCAGTGAAGGTGATAA GGGATTATGATTTAAGCGACGGG CTTCCTATTCGTCCTTGGGGTTTAGAAGGAGTTTTAGAGTACTTGAAGCAATCTTATGGAAATCCACCTGTATTTGTTTATGAGAATG GTCTGCAAACACAGCGGACTTCATCATTAGAAGACAATTCTAGAGTGGAATATATACAAGCGTACATAGGAGGAGTGCTCAATGCCTTGAG
- the LOC133795133 gene encoding hydroxyisourate hydrolase-like isoform X9 has product MLGFSSLQIFALSLTIALVGGGGVVVCHGTATYTRNDFPANFVFGAGTSAYQVEGAANEDGRTPSIWDTFAHNVYPQGDNGDVASDGYHKYQEDVQLMANMGLDAYRFSISWSRLIPNGRGPVNPKGLEYYNNLINGLLKHGIQPHVTLVNYDHPQALEDEYGGWVSRKMVKDFIQYADVCFKEFGDRVQYWTTVNEPNIFGDGSYDAGIAPPQRCSPPFGITNCTRGNSSTESYLVVHHILLAHASVVRLYRENYQTKQHGFVGLTIYTYFSVPYTDTKEDIIATQRANDFLFGWVLDPLVFGDYPKSMKKNAASRIRTFTKLESEMVKGAFDFIGVIHYCTFMIKDDPTNLMTEVRDFTMDKAVKVIRDYDLSDGLPIRPWGLEGVLEYLKQSYGNPPVFVYENGLQTQRTSSLEDNSRVEYIQAYIGGVLNALRSKARSRLSIAMAGGKGKATQ; this is encoded by the exons ATGTTGGGGTTTTCTTCATTGCAAATATTTGCGCTAAGTCTAACAATAGCATtagtaggaggaggaggagtagtaGTTTGCCATGGTACTGCTACATACACCAGAAATGACTTTCCTGCAAACTTCGTGTTTGGAGCTGGCACCTCTGCTTACCAG GTGGAGGGAGCTGCAAATGAAGATGGTAGAACACCTAGCATTTGGGACACCTTCGCTCACAATG TGTATCCACAAGGGGACAATGGTGACGTAGCATCTGACGGGTATCACAAGTACCAG GAAGATGTACAACTGATGGCAAACATGGGCCTTGATGCCTATAGATTTTCTATATCGTGGTCAAGACTCATCCCAA ATGGGAGAGGACCTGTGAATCCAAAGGGCTTAGAATACTATAACAATCTCATCAATGGACTACTTAAACATG GAATCCAACCACATGTTACATTAGTCAACTATGATCATCCACAGGCACTTGAAGATGAGTACGGCGGATGGGTTAGTCGAAAGATGGT AAAGGACTTCATTCAGTATGCAGATGTGTGCTTTAAAGAGTTTGGAGACAGGGTTCAGTATTGGACTACAGTGAATGAGCCCAATATATTTGGAGATGGAAGTTATGATGCTGGAATTGCACCCCCTCAACGATGTTCTCCACCGTTTGGTATCACCAACTGCACAAGGGGAAATTCCTCAACCGAGTCCTACTTGGTTGTTCATCATATCTTGTTAGCTCATGCATCAGTTGTAAGATTATACAGGGAAAACTATCAG ACCAAGCAACATGGGTTTGTAGGTCTCACCATCTATACTTATTTTAGTGTTCCATACACGGACACAAAAGAAGATATTATTGCTACTCAACGAGCCAACGATTTCCTTTTTGGCTG GGTTCTTGATCCCTTGGTGTTTGGGGACTACCCCAAGAGTATGAAGAAAAATGCAGCCTCTAGAATTCGAACATTTACGAAACTCGAGTCCGAAATGGTAAAGGGTGCGTTTGATTTCATAGGAGTAATACATTACTGCACTTTCATGATCAAGGACGATCCTACTAACCTGATGACCGAAGTAAGAGACTTTACTATGGACAAAGCAGTGAAGGTGATAA GGGATTATGATTTAAGCGACGGG CTTCCTATTCGTCCTTGGGGTTTAGAAGGAGTTTTAGAGTACTTGAAGCAATCTTATGGAAATCCACCTGTATTTGTTTATGAGAATG GTCTGCAAACACAGCGGACTTCATCATTAGAAGACAATTCTAGAGTGGAATATATACAAGCGTACATAGGAGGAGTGCTCAATGCCTTGAG
- the LOC133795133 gene encoding hydroxyisourate hydrolase-like isoform X7, with product MLGFSSLQIFALSLTIALVGGGGVVVCHGTATYTRNDFPANFVFGAGTSAYQVEGAANEDGRTPSIWDTFAHNVYPQGDNGDVASDGYHKYQEDVQLMANMGLDAYRFSISWSRLIPNGRGPVNPKGLEYYNNLINGLLKHGIQPHVTLVNYDHPQALEDEYGGWVSRKMVKDFIQYADVCFKEFGDRVQYWTTVNEPNIFGDGSYDAGIAPPQRCSPPFGITNCTRGNSSTESYLVVHHILLAHASVVRLYRENYQTKQHGFVGLTIYTYFSVPYTDTKEDIIATQRANDFLFGWVLDPLVFGDYPKSMKKNAASRIRTFTKLESEMVKGAFDFIGVIHYCTFMIKDDPTNLMTEVRDFTMDKAVKVIRDYDLSDGLPIRPWGLEGVLEYLKQSYGNPPVFVYENGLQTQRTSSLEDNSRVEYIQAYIGGVLNALRSKARSRLSIAMAGGSSSQQGHSARGSR from the exons ATGTTGGGGTTTTCTTCATTGCAAATATTTGCGCTAAGTCTAACAATAGCATtagtaggaggaggaggagtagtaGTTTGCCATGGTACTGCTACATACACCAGAAATGACTTTCCTGCAAACTTCGTGTTTGGAGCTGGCACCTCTGCTTACCAG GTGGAGGGAGCTGCAAATGAAGATGGTAGAACACCTAGCATTTGGGACACCTTCGCTCACAATG TGTATCCACAAGGGGACAATGGTGACGTAGCATCTGACGGGTATCACAAGTACCAG GAAGATGTACAACTGATGGCAAACATGGGCCTTGATGCCTATAGATTTTCTATATCGTGGTCAAGACTCATCCCAA ATGGGAGAGGACCTGTGAATCCAAAGGGCTTAGAATACTATAACAATCTCATCAATGGACTACTTAAACATG GAATCCAACCACATGTTACATTAGTCAACTATGATCATCCACAGGCACTTGAAGATGAGTACGGCGGATGGGTTAGTCGAAAGATGGT AAAGGACTTCATTCAGTATGCAGATGTGTGCTTTAAAGAGTTTGGAGACAGGGTTCAGTATTGGACTACAGTGAATGAGCCCAATATATTTGGAGATGGAAGTTATGATGCTGGAATTGCACCCCCTCAACGATGTTCTCCACCGTTTGGTATCACCAACTGCACAAGGGGAAATTCCTCAACCGAGTCCTACTTGGTTGTTCATCATATCTTGTTAGCTCATGCATCAGTTGTAAGATTATACAGGGAAAACTATCAG ACCAAGCAACATGGGTTTGTAGGTCTCACCATCTATACTTATTTTAGTGTTCCATACACGGACACAAAAGAAGATATTATTGCTACTCAACGAGCCAACGATTTCCTTTTTGGCTG GGTTCTTGATCCCTTGGTGTTTGGGGACTACCCCAAGAGTATGAAGAAAAATGCAGCCTCTAGAATTCGAACATTTACGAAACTCGAGTCCGAAATGGTAAAGGGTGCGTTTGATTTCATAGGAGTAATACATTACTGCACTTTCATGATCAAGGACGATCCTACTAACCTGATGACCGAAGTAAGAGACTTTACTATGGACAAAGCAGTGAAGGTGATAA GGGATTATGATTTAAGCGACGGG CTTCCTATTCGTCCTTGGGGTTTAGAAGGAGTTTTAGAGTACTTGAAGCAATCTTATGGAAATCCACCTGTATTTGTTTATGAGAATG GTCTGCAAACACAGCGGACTTCATCATTAGAAGACAATTCTAGAGTGGAATATATACAAGCGTACATAGGAGGAGTGCTCAATGCCTTGAG